Proteins encoded within one genomic window of Suricata suricatta isolate VVHF042 chromosome 17, meerkat_22Aug2017_6uvM2_HiC, whole genome shotgun sequence:
- the MCRIP1 gene encoding mapk-regulated corepressor-interacting protein 1: MTSSPVSRVVYNGKRNSSPRPPPSSSEIFTPAHEENVRFIYEAFKPIDLSDLKRRNTPDAKKS, translated from the exons ATGACCAG TTCCCCCGTCTCCAGAGTCGTCTACAACGGCAAGAGGAacagcagcccccgccccccgcccagcaGCAGTGAGATCTTCACCCCGGCCCACGAGGAGAATGTGCGCTTCATTTACGAAG CCTTCAAGCCCATCGACCTGAGTGACCTGAAGCGCCGGAACACGCCTGACGCCAAGAAGTCCTGA
- the GCGR gene encoding glucagon receptor isoform X2, whose translation MPPTWPHRAHLLLPLLLACRPQAPAAQVMDFLFEKWKLYGDQCLYNLSLLPAPTELVCNRTFDKYSCWPDTPPNTTANISCPWYLPWHHKVQHRLVFKKCGPDGQWVRGPRGQPWRNASQCQMDEDEIEVQKDAAKMYGRFQAMYTVGYSLSLGALLLALATLLGLSKLRCTRNYIHANLFASFVLKASSVLVIDALLRTRYSQKIGDDLSVSVWLSDGAVAGCRVAAVFMHYGIVANYCWLLAEGVYLHGLLGLASFPDRSCFALYLGIGWGAPMLFVVPWAVVKCLFENIQCWTSNDNMGFWWILRLPVFLAILINFFIFIRILFILVAKLRARQMRYTDYKLRSFQGLLVALLYCFLNKEVQSEVLRRWHRWHVGNSLRVQRHVRGPSASARPGGAPPSEKPLLSRAEGGSNGASQDPSAETCLVSSLPASAESPSKGPWAPSRGRTQHLPDNPEPGPEGREPDSGPTAPLPPSVLV comes from the exons ATGCCCCCCACCTGGCCGCACCGCGCCCacctgctgctgccgctgctgctggcCTGCCGG CCACAGGCCCCCGCTGCCCAGGTCATGGACTTCCTGTTTGAGAAGTGGAAGCTGTACGGCGACCAGTGTCTCTACAACCTGAGCCTGCTGCCCGCCCCGACCG AGCTGGTCTGTAATAGGACCTTTGACAAGTATTCCTGTTGGCCAGACACCCCTCCCAACACCACGGCCAACATCTCCTGCCCCTGGTACCTGCCCTGGCACCACAAAG TGCAGCACCGCCTCGTCTTCAAGAAGTGCGGGCCCGATGGGCAGTGGGTGCGCGGGCCCCGGGGGCAGCCGTGGCGAAATGCTTCTCAGTGCCAGATGGATGAGGACGAGATTGAGGTCCAG AAGGACGCGGCCAAGATGTACGGCAGGTTCCAGGCGATGTACACGGTGgggtattctctctccctggggGCCCTGCTCCTGGCCCTCGCCACCCTGCTGGGCCTCAG CAAGCTGCGCTGCACGCGGAACTACATCCACGCGAACCTGTTCGCGTCCTTCGTGCTCAAGGCCAGCTCCGTGCTGGTCATCGATGCGCTGCTCAGGACCCGCTACAGCCAGAAGATTGGCGATGACCTCAGCGTGAGCGTCTGGCTGAGCGACGGG GCGGTGGCCGGCTGCCGGGTGGCCGCGGTCTTCATGCACTACGGCATCGTGGCCAACTACTGCTGGCTGCTGGCGGAGGGCGTGTACCTGCATGGCCTGCTGGGCCTCGCCTCCTTCCCGGACAGGAGCTGCTTCGCCCTCTACCTGGGCATCGGCTGGG GCGCCCCCATGCTCTTCGTTGTCCCCTGGGCGGTGGTCAAGTGTCTGTTCGAGAACATCCA GTGCTGGACCAGCAATGACAACATGGGCTTCTGGTGGATCCTGCGCTTGCCTGTCTTCCTGGCGATCCTG ATCAACTTCTTCATCTTCATCCGCATCCTTTTCATCCTGGTGGCTAAGCTGCGAGCCCGCCAGATGCGCTACACCGACTACAAGCTCCG CTCCTTCCAG GGCCTGCTGGTGGCTCTCCTGTACTGTTTCCTCAATAAGGAG GTGCAGTCGGAGGTGCTGCGGCGCTGGCACCGCTGGCACGTGGGCAACTCGCTGCGGGTGCAGCGCCACGTGCGTGGGCCCTCGGCCTCAGCCCGGCCTGGGGGCGCCCCCCCCAGCGAGAAGCCGCTGCTCTCCAGGGCTGAAGGCGGCAGCAATGGGGCCAGCCAGGACCCCTCTGCAGAGACCTGCCTGGTCAGCAGCCTCCCTGCGTCGGCAGAGAGCCCTTCTAAaggcccctgggcccccagccGAGGCCGGACTCAACACCTGCCGGACAACCCAGAACCCGGGCCGGAGGGGCGGGAGCCAGACAGTGGccccactgcccccctcccccccagtgtCCTGGTCTGA
- the GCGR gene encoding glucagon receptor isoform X1 has translation MPPTWPHRAHLLLPLLLACRPQAPAAQVMDFLFEKWKLYGDQCLYNLSLLPAPTELVCNRTFDKYSCWPDTPPNTTANISCPWYLPWHHKVQHRLVFKKCGPDGQWVRGPRGQPWRNASQCQMDEDEIEVQKDAAKMYGRFQAMYTVGYSLSLGALLLALATLLGLSKLRCTRNYIHANLFASFVLKASSVLVIDALLRTRYSQKIGDDLSVSVWLSDGAVAGCRVAAVFMHYGIVANYCWLLAEGVYLHGLLGLASFPDRSCFALYLGIGWGAPMLFVVPWAVVKCLFENIQCWTSNDNMGFWWILRLPVFLAILINFFIFIRILFILVAKLRARQMRYTDYKLRLAKSTLTLIPLLGVHEVVFAFVTDEHAQGTLRSAKLFFDLFLSSFQGLLVALLYCFLNKEVQSEVLRRWHRWHVGNSLRVQRHVRGPSASARPGGAPPSEKPLLSRAEGGSNGASQDPSAETCLVSSLPASAESPSKGPWAPSRGRTQHLPDNPEPGPEGREPDSGPTAPLPPSVLV, from the exons ATGCCCCCCACCTGGCCGCACCGCGCCCacctgctgctgccgctgctgctggcCTGCCGG CCACAGGCCCCCGCTGCCCAGGTCATGGACTTCCTGTTTGAGAAGTGGAAGCTGTACGGCGACCAGTGTCTCTACAACCTGAGCCTGCTGCCCGCCCCGACCG AGCTGGTCTGTAATAGGACCTTTGACAAGTATTCCTGTTGGCCAGACACCCCTCCCAACACCACGGCCAACATCTCCTGCCCCTGGTACCTGCCCTGGCACCACAAAG TGCAGCACCGCCTCGTCTTCAAGAAGTGCGGGCCCGATGGGCAGTGGGTGCGCGGGCCCCGGGGGCAGCCGTGGCGAAATGCTTCTCAGTGCCAGATGGATGAGGACGAGATTGAGGTCCAG AAGGACGCGGCCAAGATGTACGGCAGGTTCCAGGCGATGTACACGGTGgggtattctctctccctggggGCCCTGCTCCTGGCCCTCGCCACCCTGCTGGGCCTCAG CAAGCTGCGCTGCACGCGGAACTACATCCACGCGAACCTGTTCGCGTCCTTCGTGCTCAAGGCCAGCTCCGTGCTGGTCATCGATGCGCTGCTCAGGACCCGCTACAGCCAGAAGATTGGCGATGACCTCAGCGTGAGCGTCTGGCTGAGCGACGGG GCGGTGGCCGGCTGCCGGGTGGCCGCGGTCTTCATGCACTACGGCATCGTGGCCAACTACTGCTGGCTGCTGGCGGAGGGCGTGTACCTGCATGGCCTGCTGGGCCTCGCCTCCTTCCCGGACAGGAGCTGCTTCGCCCTCTACCTGGGCATCGGCTGGG GCGCCCCCATGCTCTTCGTTGTCCCCTGGGCGGTGGTCAAGTGTCTGTTCGAGAACATCCA GTGCTGGACCAGCAATGACAACATGGGCTTCTGGTGGATCCTGCGCTTGCCTGTCTTCCTGGCGATCCTG ATCAACTTCTTCATCTTCATCCGCATCCTTTTCATCCTGGTGGCTAAGCTGCGAGCCCGCCAGATGCGCTACACCGACTACAAGCTCCG GCTGGCGAAGTCCACGCTGACCCTCATCCCCTTGCTGGGGGTCCACGAGGTGGTGTTTGCCTTCGTGACAGACGAGCACGCCCAGGGGACCCTGCGCTCCGCCAAGCTCTTCTTCGACCTCTTCCTCAGCTCCTTCCAG GGCCTGCTGGTGGCTCTCCTGTACTGTTTCCTCAATAAGGAG GTGCAGTCGGAGGTGCTGCGGCGCTGGCACCGCTGGCACGTGGGCAACTCGCTGCGGGTGCAGCGCCACGTGCGTGGGCCCTCGGCCTCAGCCCGGCCTGGGGGCGCCCCCCCCAGCGAGAAGCCGCTGCTCTCCAGGGCTGAAGGCGGCAGCAATGGGGCCAGCCAGGACCCCTCTGCAGAGACCTGCCTGGTCAGCAGCCTCCCTGCGTCGGCAGAGAGCCCTTCTAAaggcccctgggcccccagccGAGGCCGGACTCAACACCTGCCGGACAACCCAGAACCCGGGCCGGAGGGGCGGGAGCCAGACAGTGGccccactgcccccctcccccccagtgtCCTGGTCTGA